The sequence below is a genomic window from Ignavibacteriota bacterium.
TTTACCAAAAAGGCTATCGCAACTTTTTGTTTTTTGTAAACAGCAACAATATCATTCAGAAAACCAAAGACAATTTTCTCAATCCACAGGCTTCAAAATACTTGTTCAACGACAAAATTGTAATTGACGGAAAAGAAGTGCTAATCAAAGAGATTGACAACTTTGAAGAAGCCGACAATCAGAACATCAATTTGAAGTTTACCACCATTCAACAGCTTCATATTGACCTGAACAACACAAAAGAAAACAGCCTAACCTACGAAGATTTTAAGGACAAGAAATTGGTTTTGATTGCTGACGAAGCTCACCACTTGGTAGCAGGAACAAAATCGGGCAATATGTTAGGTAGTTGGGAAGACACCGTAAAGAAAATTCACGATTCCAATTTTGATAATATCTTGTTGGAGTTTACGGCAACTATTGACACCGAAACAGCGGAATTGGTAAAACACTATCAAGACAAGGTAATTTTCAAATACGACCTTGCCGAGTTTCGTAAAGACAAGTATTCTAAAGAAATCAACCTAATTCGTTCATTATATGACGAGCAAGAAAGAATCATTCAGGCGTTGATTTTGAATTTGTATCGTCAGGAATTGGCAACTTCAAACAATATCAATTTGAAGCCTGTAATTCTGTTTAAAGCCAAAAAGACAATCAAGGAATCAGAGCAGAACAAAGAGAACTTCCACAAACTGATTGATGATTTTTCGGTGGCAATGGTAGAGAAAATTCAAAAAACTTCTACTGTTGCAATTGTTCAAAAGGCTTTCCGATTTTTTGAAACCAAAGGCATTTCAGCCAACGAAATAGTAAAACGCATTCAATCCAATTTCAGATTTGAAAATTGCCTAAGTGCCAACAATGACGCAGAAGCCGAGCAAAACCAAATATTGCTCAATACATTAGAAGATGAAAACAACCCAATCCGTGCCGTTTTTGCCGTTCAAAAGCTGAACGAAGGTTGGGACGTTTTGAATTTATTTGACATTGTCAGATTGTATGAAGGACAAAATACAGGTGGCACTAATAATACTGTGGGCAAAACCACACTTTCAGAAGCCCAGTTAATTGGTCGTGGTGCGAGATACTTTCCTTTTGCATTAGAACAAGGACAGGACAAGTACATCCGTAAATTTGACGATGATATTTCTAATGACCTGAAAACTTTGGAAGAATTGTATTACCATACCAAAGAAGATAGTCGTTATATATCAGAGTTGAAGAAAGCACTTGTTGATTCAGGTATTTATGAAGATGACGAAAACCTTGTAACCAAACAACTGTCTTTGAAATTAGACTTTAAGCAATCTGATTTTTATCTTGACGGTCACGTTGTTTTCAACAAGAAAATTCCTAAGAGTTTTGATAACATAAAATCATTTGCTGATTTAGGAGTTAAGAAAGCCAACTACCGACACACTTTATCTTCGGGAGTTGGCAGAATGTCTTTAGCAATGGGTTTTGAGATGGAAAATCCACCTGCCGAATACGAAATAATAAAATCCAAGGACGTAAAATTGACTGAACTTCCAAAACATACCATCCGTTTTGCATTAAGCCAAAACCCGTTTTTCTATTTCGTCAGCTTGTCACAGTACTTCCCAAGCGTTGGTTCGCTTTCAAATTTCATTGACAGCACAGACTTTTTAGCAGGTTTAGAAATCACATTTAGCGGACCGGCTAACAGACTGAAAGAGATTAACCATTTCGACTACTTGCAAGCACTCAACGGACTTTTGCAAAACATTGAAGCAGACATAAAGAACAACTCGACAGAATACGAAGGTTCAGACTATATCAAAGAACCTATTCACAAAGTTTTCAAAGATAAAGAAATCAAGGTTTACAAAGACAGCGAACGAGCAGACGGACAGGAAGCATTGGTAGCCAACGAACCTTGGTATGTTTACAACGCCAACTATGGAACAAGTGAAGAAAAGAAATTTGTAGAACTGTTTGCCAGAAGATTTGAAGGACTGAATCAGAAGTTTGAAAACATTTACTTATTCCGAAATGAAAGAGAAATTAAAATCTTCGACAAACTCGGACGAGCCTTTGAACCCGACTTTTTACTTTTCTGCAAACAGCGTGACGGTGAACAAATAACTTTTCAGGTTTTCATTGAGCCGAAAGGAAATCATTTGTTAGGCCACGACAAATGGAAAGAAGACTTTTTGAAAGAAATCAGAACTGAACATAAGACTATCGAAATCCACACGGACACATATTTGATAACAGCCGTTCCGTTCTACAATTACAACAACGAAAACGAATTTAAAACGACATTAGAAAACACATTAAACGAATAGAAATGCCAACGCTCAACAGCGTGTATAAGAAATAGCGGGTTTCAGTGTTAAATCGAAGGTCTGTGCTATTAAGGAACATTGTGCTAAACGGAAAGAAAAGTTATTTGATCCCGCCTTCGCAAAGCGGCAAAACGTTAGGAAAAATATTTAGAATAAAGTAAAAAAAAGTACAAAAAATGGAAAATGAAAACAAATCAATTCACGAATTTGACATCAATTTAATTTGTGAATATTTCCTTGAATTAGAAAGACAAGGACCCGGCAGTCAGGAAACAACTCTTAAAGCTTTAAGTTTTATAGACAATCTTAAAGATGACTCACAAATAGCAGATATTGGATGTGGGACAGGAGGTCAAACTATAACTCTTGCCCAAAACTCCAAAGGTAATATTGGTGGCATTGACCTGTTCCCAGACTTTATTGAAAAGTTGAATGAAAATGCTTCAAATCACAATTTGCAAAACAGAGTTAAAGGAATTGTGGGGTCAATGGATAAACTTACATTTAATAATGAAGAGTTAGACCTTATTTGGTCAGAAGGTGCAATTTATAACATTGGCTTTAAAAGAGGTCTAAAAGAATGGTATAAATTCTTAAAAAAAGGTGGATATATTGCCATTACTGAAGCTTCGTGGTTTACAACCGAGAGACCCAAAGAAATTGAAGAATTTTGGATGGATGCTTATCCTGAAATTGATACAATCCCAAATAAAGTGGGTCAACTTCAAGAAGCAGATTTTATTCCGGTAGCAACATTTATACTTAAAGAAAATTGCTGGACAGACAATTATTATGTTCCTCAGGTCAAAACGCAAGAGCTGTTTTTGAAAAAATATAAAGGGAATAAAGCTGTTGAGGACTTAATTGCAATTCAAATCCATGAGGCACAATTATATTCTAAGTATAAGGATTACTATGGTTATGTTTTTTACATTGGACGCAAAATATAGTATATTACTTTGCCCAACACTGGTTTTGCGTTATGCGGAGTAACGTGCAAACTTGGAGCTTTGTGCTTGGTTGATAGTGAAGTGCTCAGAAAAACCGTACGAATACCTAACCACAGAACATTAGGCATATCAATAATTGAAAGTCCAAATGATTATAGAAAAATTATCCTTTTGTCGAAATTTTCTTTTGAAACATTTTAAAATAATTATCGTTAATAATATTGTTAACGATACAAACTGAGAAAAACTATGATAAAGGAAAAAAAGGATAAAGCCAATGAAGTCATAAGTAGCGTGGAAGACTATCTTATTGGAGAATTTGGCAATTTCTATGAGCAGATGGGTGGCAAGAATCTGTATGGCAGGATTTTCGGGCTTTTACTATCAAAGACCCAGCCTGTATCACTTAAAGATATTTCTGCCAGACTTCAGGTATCGAAACCTGCTGTAAGTACTACTGCCCAAACAGGTGCTTATATGGAGGTATTCAAAAAGGTATATATGTCTGATTTTCCGAGAGAAGACTTCTATACAGTTAGCATTGACTTTCTGCAAACTCTTATCAAGCCGGGCGTAATCAAAATCTCAATGCTAAGCGAAAAATTCTCTAAAGCATGCTTGATGATAAGCGAAAATTATCCTGATTATGACAGCAATCCCGAACTAAAAGATCTTTATAACAGAGTTTGCTATATTAAGCAGGCATTATTAATATTTATTGAAGAATATGACAAGTTTGGAGAGAAAGTAAAGGAAAGAATCAGCAAGGAGCTAAGAATTCATAATATTAACTAATTTTTAAATAATCAATTTTTAATAAAGTAAAATGAAAAGTATATTATTATCGAGTATTATTTTTATGAGTTCAGTGATGGCTATGAGTGCCGCTGATGTCTATGAAATTCTCAAGCAGGCAGAGAATAAATTTAAGGGCGAGACTTCGCAGGGTAAGTTCACTATGATAGTAACAACTCCCGATTATACAAGAACTCTCAAAATGGAAAGCTATAACAAAGGTAATGATAAAGCTCTTGTCATCATTACATCACCTGCAAAAGAAGCCGGAAACAAAACTCTTAAAATTGGCAAGGAGCTTTGGACTTATTTGCGTTCAACAGAAACAACTATGAAACTGCCACCTTCGATGATGCTGCAATCATGGAATGGTTCTGACCTGACAAATGATGATTTGGTAAGAGAGTCCTCACTTTATGATGATTATGATTTAAAATACCTTTTTGATGAGAAAATCGGCACTGAGCTATGCTGGAAGATAGAACTCAAGCCAAAGCCCGATGCGCCTGTTGTTTGGGGAAGAATATATTACTGGGTCAGACAATCTGATTTTAATCCTGCTTTGGTTCAATATTATGAAGAAAACGGGGAACTTATAAGGTCAATGAAATTTGGTGAAATAAAAAATATTGACGGGAGAATGATTCCAAGTAAGTGGATTATTACAAACGAAAAGAAAAAGGGTCACAAAACTGAATTTATTTATGATGACGTAAAGCTGGACAAAGCAATTCCGGACAGAATTTTCTCATTCAGGGAACTTGAAAAATAATATATAATCAGGTAAATTATGTTTCTAATATTGAAAATTGCATGGCGAAATATCTGGAGAAATTGGAGAAGGTCAATTTTAACTATTTTAGCAGTAATATTTGCCGCTTTTTTTATCACATTGATGAAAGGTATACAAAAAGGTACTTTTGATATGAATATCAAAAATACACTTGAATTATTCACCGGATATATGCAGATTCAGAAAGATGGTTATCAAGACAATCCTACGCTAAACAAAGCATTTTCGATGGACCTTGAAATGCTTGGTACACTCCAAGGCAATTCAAAAATTAAAGGATTTTCTCCCAAGATAACAGCATTTGGCTTAATAGGATATGAAAATAATTCACTTGGAGCCGCTATTTTCGGAATTGACCCAAGTCGCGAGCTACTTTACTCAAATATCGGCTCACGTTTGAGAAAAGGTACATTCCTTAATGATGCAAATATAAATGATATAGTAATCGGCGATAGAATGATTAAGAATCTTGGTGCTTCAATCGGTGATACTGTTGTTATTCTTACGCAGGCTTTTGATGGTTCGACAGGTAATCAGAAGTTTGTTATTTCCGGTATTTTTAAATTTGGCTCTAACGAGCTCGATGGCATGACTGTGTTTATGCATATTTCAGCTGCAAACGAACTACTAGCGATGAATAACAAAATAAATACTATATCACTATTCCTTCATAAAATTGAAGATATACCTGAAGTAAAAAAAGAACTTGATGAACTTATGGAAAAGAAAGCTCATCTTGGATTAGTCTTATTGCCATGGGACGATATACTTGTTGACCTGAAGCAAACTATTGATATGAAAATTATATCAGAGTTTTTTTACGTTGGAATACTTGTAATGATAGTCGGATTCGGGATATTAAATACCGTACTGATGTCTATTACAGAGAGATTTCGGGAATTTGGTGTAATGATAGCTCTTGGAACAAAAAATTATATTCTAGTATCAGCAGTATTTATCGAGACTATGATGCTTACGGCAATTGGTTTAATATTTGGATTTGCTGCAGGATACGGAGCGAATTTATACATAGTTAATAATCCAATCATTCTGCCCGGAGCATTTACAGAGCTTTACCAGGAATTAGGGTTTCTGCCTGAAATTCATTCATCGTTATCAAGCGATATTTTTATTTATACAGGTATAATTATATTGGTGGTTGCGGTAGTAGTTTTTATTTATCCTGCATACAGATTGAGCAAACTCACAGCTCTAAAAGGAATAAGATACACATGATATTTACAATTGCAAGAAGAAATTTATGGAGAAACAGGCGCCGCACACTTATTGTTATATCATCAGTGATAGCAGGCGTAGTAGCTATAATTCTTAATGACAGTGTTGGCAACGGAATTGTAAGTCAGATGCTGGATAATCAGATTAATCTGCATACATCGCATATCCAGATTCATCAAAATGGATTTAATGAAAATAAAAGTATCCAAGCAGTTTTACCAGATCCCAATTTCGTTGAGGATATTCTAAATCAAAATTCCAATATAGCAACATATAGCAAACGGACAATTGCATTTGGTTTGCTAA
It includes:
- a CDS encoding outer membrane lipoprotein-sorting protein, producing the protein MKSILLSSIIFMSSVMAMSAADVYEILKQAENKFKGETSQGKFTMIVTTPDYTRTLKMESYNKGNDKALVIITSPAKEAGNKTLKIGKELWTYLRSTETTMKLPPSMMLQSWNGSDLTNDDLVRESSLYDDYDLKYLFDEKIGTELCWKIELKPKPDAPVVWGRIYYWVRQSDFNPALVQYYEENGELIRSMKFGEIKNIDGRMIPSKWIITNEKKKGHKTEFIYDDVKLDKAIPDRIFSFRELEK
- a CDS encoding ABC transporter permease, with amino-acid sequence MFLILKIAWRNIWRNWRRSILTILAVIFAAFFITLMKGIQKGTFDMNIKNTLELFTGYMQIQKDGYQDNPTLNKAFSMDLEMLGTLQGNSKIKGFSPKITAFGLIGYENNSLGAAIFGIDPSRELLYSNIGSRLRKGTFLNDANINDIVIGDRMIKNLGASIGDTVVILTQAFDGSTGNQKFVISGIFKFGSNELDGMTVFMHISAANELLAMNNKINTISLFLHKIEDIPEVKKELDELMEKKAHLGLVLLPWDDILVDLKQTIDMKIISEFFYVGILVMIVGFGILNTVLMSITERFREFGVMIALGTKNYILVSAVFIETMMLTAIGLIFGFAAGYGANLYIVNNPIILPGAFTELYQELGFLPEIHSSLSSDIFIYTGIIILVVAVVVFIYPAYRLSKLTALKGIRYT
- a CDS encoding class I SAM-dependent methyltransferase; protein product: MENENKSIHEFDINLICEYFLELERQGPGSQETTLKALSFIDNLKDDSQIADIGCGTGGQTITLAQNSKGNIGGIDLFPDFIEKLNENASNHNLQNRVKGIVGSMDKLTFNNEELDLIWSEGAIYNIGFKRGLKEWYKFLKKGGYIAITEASWFTTERPKEIEEFWMDAYPEIDTIPNKVGQLQEADFIPVATFILKENCWTDNYYVPQVKTQELFLKKYKGNKAVEDLIAIQIHEAQLYSKYKDYYGYVFYIGRKI
- a CDS encoding DEAD/DEAH box helicase family protein, whose product is MAFLYDILLQEFGKRAIAQVTVPNHITDNLKPGFGQRPYQIEAFQRFILCDSEDFEGKPKRPFHLLYNMATGSGKTLIMAGLMLHLYQKGYRNFLFFVNSNNIIQKTKDNFLNPQASKYLFNDKIVIDGKEVLIKEIDNFEEADNQNINLKFTTIQQLHIDLNNTKENSLTYEDFKDKKLVLIADEAHHLVAGTKSGNMLGSWEDTVKKIHDSNFDNILLEFTATIDTETAELVKHYQDKVIFKYDLAEFRKDKYSKEINLIRSLYDEQERIIQALILNLYRQELATSNNINLKPVILFKAKKTIKESEQNKENFHKLIDDFSVAMVEKIQKTSTVAIVQKAFRFFETKGISANEIVKRIQSNFRFENCLSANNDAEAEQNQILLNTLEDENNPIRAVFAVQKLNEGWDVLNLFDIVRLYEGQNTGGTNNTVGKTTLSEAQLIGRGARYFPFALEQGQDKYIRKFDDDISNDLKTLEELYYHTKEDSRYISELKKALVDSGIYEDDENLVTKQLSLKLDFKQSDFYLDGHVVFNKKIPKSFDNIKSFADLGVKKANYRHTLSSGVGRMSLAMGFEMENPPAEYEIIKSKDVKLTELPKHTIRFALSQNPFFYFVSLSQYFPSVGSLSNFIDSTDFLAGLEITFSGPANRLKEINHFDYLQALNGLLQNIEADIKNNSTEYEGSDYIKEPIHKVFKDKEIKVYKDSERADGQEALVANEPWYVYNANYGTSEEKKFVELFARRFEGLNQKFENIYLFRNEREIKIFDKLGRAFEPDFLLFCKQRDGEQITFQVFIEPKGNHLLGHDKWKEDFLKEIRTEHKTIEIHTDTYLITAVPFYNYNNENEFKTTLENTLNE